Proteins from a genomic interval of Haemophilus parainfluenzae T3T1:
- the dapB gene encoding 4-hydroxy-tetrahydrodipicolinate reductase — MTLKIAIAGAGGRMGRQLIQAVHNAEGAELGAAFERKGSSLVGADAGELAGIGALGIKVSDDLNAEKDNFNLLIDFTRPEGTLEHIAFCVANNKKMVIGTTGFDDAGKAAIQAASEKIAIVFASNFSVGVNLVFKLLEKAAKVMGDYCDIEIIEAHHRHKVDAPSGTALSMGEHIAKTLGRDLKTHGVFCREGITGERKRDEIGFSTIRASDVVGEHSVWFADIGERVEIAHKASSRMTFANGAVRAGKWLEKQSHGLFDMTDVLDLNNL; from the coding sequence ATGACATTAAAAATTGCGATCGCCGGTGCAGGCGGAAGAATGGGGCGTCAATTAATTCAAGCTGTACATAATGCAGAAGGAGCAGAATTAGGTGCAGCTTTTGAACGTAAAGGTTCCTCTTTAGTCGGTGCAGATGCTGGCGAGCTTGCGGGTATTGGTGCATTAGGTATCAAAGTCTCAGATGATTTAAATGCAGAAAAAGACAACTTTAATTTGCTGATTGATTTCACCCGTCCAGAAGGCACTCTTGAGCATATCGCATTTTGTGTCGCTAATAATAAAAAGATGGTAATTGGTACTACAGGTTTTGATGATGCAGGCAAAGCCGCAATTCAAGCTGCATCAGAAAAAATTGCCATTGTATTTGCATCCAACTTCAGCGTAGGGGTGAATTTGGTGTTTAAACTATTAGAAAAAGCTGCCAAAGTGATGGGCGATTATTGCGACATCGAAATCATTGAAGCACACCACCGCCACAAAGTGGATGCACCATCGGGTACGGCTCTTTCTATGGGCGAACATATTGCGAAAACCCTTGGTCGTGATTTGAAAACGCATGGCGTATTTTGTCGTGAAGGCATTACAGGCGAGCGCAAACGTGATGAAATTGGTTTCTCTACTATTCGAGCCTCAGATGTAGTGGGTGAACATAGTGTCTGGTTTGCAGATATTGGTGAGCGTGTTGAAATTGCTCATAAAGCATCAAGCCGTATGACTTTTGCCAATGGCGCAGTGCGCGCAGGTAAATGGTTAGAAAAACAATCTCACGGATTGTTTGATATGACTGATGTATTGGATTTGAATAATTTATAA
- the yfaE gene encoding class I ribonucleotide reductase maintenance protein YfaE, with amino-acid sequence MKIHLIQRQITLDFDNQTSLLNFLEQHQIHHEYQCRSGYCGSCRVKIKKGKVSYAEEPLAFIQPDEILLCCCRVETDIELEL; translated from the coding sequence ATGAAAATCCATCTTATTCAGCGCCAAATCACCTTAGATTTCGATAACCAAACTTCTCTGCTTAACTTTTTAGAACAACATCAAATTCACCATGAATATCAATGTCGTTCAGGTTATTGTGGTTCTTGCCGCGTGAAGATCAAAAAAGGCAAGGTTTCCTACGCTGAAGAGCCCCTTGCCTTTATTCAACCCGATGAGATTTTGCTGTGTTGTTGTCGGGTGGAAACGGATATTGAATTGGAACTGTGA
- a CDS encoding NirD/YgiW/YdeI family stress tolerance protein translates to MKKLALATLLALSTSAAFAGFNGNTAQGGFHGGDQGQQLTVQQALSAKDNSMITLVGNITQQIKGDKYLFTDGTDQIKLEIKNRVWNGLNVGPQDKIRVYGKLDNEMFEKPELEVISVEKAQ, encoded by the coding sequence ATGAAAAAATTAGCTTTAGCAACCCTTTTAGCTTTATCTACTTCAGCAGCATTTGCTGGTTTTAATGGCAACACTGCACAAGGTGGTTTCCATGGTGGTGACCAAGGTCAACAACTTACTGTTCAACAAGCATTATCTGCGAAAGATAATTCTATGATTACCTTAGTCGGTAATATCACTCAACAAATTAAAGGTGATAAATATCTTTTTACCGATGGTACAGACCAAATCAAATTGGAAATTAAAAACCGCGTTTGGAATGGATTAAATGTGGGACCTCAGGATAAAATCCGCGTTTACGGTAAACTAGACAATGAAATGTTTGAAAAACCAGAGCTTGAAGTAATTAGCGTTGAAAAAGCGCAATAA
- a CDS encoding response regulator — MRVLLVEDDPLIGNGLQIGLTKSGFIVDWFTDGQSGLNALIGAPYDAVVLDLTLPKLDGLDVLKQWRSNNQDVPVLILTARDTLDERIKGIQQGADDYLCKPFALAEVVVRLQALIRRRYGQVKPQIEHGNVKLDPAQRKAWLNEDEITLTGREYKLLELFMLNKERVLSRATIEEKLSNWDEELSSGALDVHIYNLRQKLGKQFIRTVHGVGYALGQVNEK, encoded by the coding sequence ATGCGAGTTTTATTAGTAGAAGACGATCCTCTCATCGGCAATGGTCTGCAAATTGGTTTAACAAAATCAGGCTTTATTGTAGATTGGTTTACCGATGGGCAAAGTGGATTAAACGCCTTAATCGGCGCGCCTTATGATGCGGTGGTATTGGATTTAACCCTGCCTAAACTAGATGGTTTGGATGTGTTAAAACAATGGCGTTCAAATAATCAAGATGTGCCAGTGTTGATCTTAACTGCGCGTGATACATTGGATGAACGGATTAAAGGCATTCAACAAGGTGCGGATGATTATCTTTGTAAACCCTTTGCCTTGGCTGAAGTGGTGGTGCGATTACAAGCATTAATTCGTCGTCGTTATGGGCAAGTCAAACCGCAGATTGAGCATGGCAATGTCAAACTCGATCCTGCACAGCGTAAGGCTTGGTTGAATGAGGATGAAATTACATTAACTGGACGTGAATATAAATTACTCGAGCTTTTTATGCTGAATAAAGAACGGGTGCTTTCACGTGCGACCATTGAAGAAAAACTGTCAAATTGGGATGAAGAATTAAGTAGCGGTGCATTGGATGTACACATTTATAATTTACGTCAAAAATTAGGTAAACAATTTATTCGTACGGTACATGGCGTAGGCTATGCTTTAGGACAAGTTAATGAAAAATAA
- the qseC gene encoding quorum sensing histidine kinase QseC, whose product MKNKRLSFRLLIGLSVTALCVWCIATAVAWTVVKKEVKDVFNAQQVLFAERLAASDLKNVLLDENANFPRGGFKPQKRHYDNDALAFAIFSNKGERLLTDGDNGDKFIFQNKIGFSKEHILDEDDEWLIYWQPVGNGELVIAVGQELEYREELVNQMVFSQTGIWFTGLPILLLVAFIVIYRALKPINRLSRNVQARRPGDVSLLETDDVPTEILPLVQNLNQFFTRTSEQLERESRFVSDAAHELRSPLAALRIQTEVAQLAGDDAQTRETALAHLTQGIDRATQLIEQLLTLSRLDNLKELNRQEPIRWSEMITSLIGELYFSAQQRQIELQFDHQGEPAVKQGQPLLLAQMLRNLLDNAIKYCPQGTQVRLILQPRKILIEDNGGGVAPEELAKLGQRFYRPAGQNEKGSGLGLSIVARIAELHHYRFRLENIESNGQIQGLRAIIEL is encoded by the coding sequence ATGAAAAATAAACGACTGAGTTTTCGTCTCTTAATCGGTTTAAGTGTGACCGCACTTTGCGTATGGTGCATTGCCACGGCTGTTGCCTGGACGGTTGTCAAAAAAGAAGTAAAAGATGTGTTTAATGCACAGCAGGTGCTTTTTGCCGAGCGTTTGGCAGCCTCTGATTTGAAAAATGTATTATTAGATGAAAATGCGAATTTTCCACGTGGTGGATTTAAACCGCAGAAACGTCATTACGATAATGATGCTTTAGCTTTCGCTATATTTTCTAACAAAGGCGAAAGATTATTAACCGATGGTGATAATGGCGACAAATTTATTTTCCAAAATAAGATTGGTTTTAGTAAAGAACATATTTTAGATGAAGACGATGAATGGTTGATTTATTGGCAACCTGTTGGTAATGGTGAATTGGTGATCGCCGTAGGTCAAGAGTTAGAATATCGCGAAGAGTTGGTCAATCAAATGGTCTTCAGCCAAACAGGGATTTGGTTTACTGGATTACCAATACTATTATTGGTCGCTTTTATTGTGATTTATCGTGCATTAAAACCAATTAATCGATTGAGTCGAAACGTACAAGCTCGCCGACCAGGTGATGTGTCGTTATTAGAAACTGATGATGTGCCAACAGAGATTCTACCGTTAGTCCAAAACTTAAATCAATTTTTCACACGTACCAGTGAGCAGTTGGAACGGGAGAGCCGTTTTGTTTCTGATGCAGCACATGAATTACGTAGTCCATTGGCGGCACTACGTATTCAAACGGAAGTTGCACAGCTGGCTGGCGATGATGCACAAACACGTGAAACGGCTTTAGCGCATTTAACCCAAGGTATCGACCGAGCAACTCAATTAATCGAACAGCTTCTTACGCTTTCCCGATTAGATAATCTTAAAGAATTAAATCGTCAGGAACCGATTCGTTGGTCAGAAATGATAACTTCACTTATCGGTGAGTTATATTTCAGTGCGCAGCAACGCCAAATCGAATTGCAGTTTGATCATCAAGGAGAACCCGCCGTTAAGCAAGGACAGCCATTATTACTTGCACAAATGCTACGAAATTTATTGGATAATGCCATTAAATACTGTCCGCAAGGTACTCAGGTACGTTTGATTTTGCAGCCGCGTAAGATTCTTATTGAAGATAATGGAGGTGGTGTTGCGCCAGAAGAATTAGCAAAATTAGGGCAGCGTTTTTATCGTCCTGCAGGACAAAATGAAAAGGGAAGTGGGCTTGGATTGTCTATTGTGGCAAGAATAGCGGAATTGCATCACTATCGTTTCCGATTAGAAAACATTGAATCTAACGGGCAAATTCAAGGTTTACGAGCTATCATTGAGTTATAA
- a CDS encoding DUF1439 domain-containing protein, producing the protein MQCLKKLLTILTLGFFTLSVQASPFSISEQQINRYLSEKGTINDKLGIPGLFSVDYALKDLMTQIGQTESNRVEMSGLADTLIRLSGKTYPAKLHLTFDAVPEYNAEEGALYLKNLRILRWSGEPNSVMDQLQDVMPLLSDGVAALLSRMPVYTLDESDMKQMLIKKFAKEIKVEKGRLELIGGMF; encoded by the coding sequence ATGCAGTGTTTGAAAAAATTGCTCACCATTCTGACATTAGGTTTCTTCACGCTATCTGTACAAGCATCCCCTTTTAGCATCAGCGAGCAACAAATTAACCGGTATTTAAGTGAAAAAGGGACGATTAATGACAAACTCGGTATTCCAGGATTATTTTCTGTCGATTACGCACTGAAAGATTTAATGACTCAAATCGGGCAAACTGAAAGTAATCGTGTTGAAATGAGTGGTTTGGCTGATACGCTTATTCGTTTATCCGGTAAGACTTACCCAGCTAAATTGCATTTAACCTTTGATGCTGTTCCTGAATATAACGCAGAAGAGGGGGCACTTTATTTAAAAAATCTGCGGATTTTACGCTGGTCTGGTGAACCTAATAGTGTGATGGATCAACTCCAAGATGTCATGCCGCTATTAAGCGATGGTGTGGCAGCACTATTAAGTCGTATGCCAGTTTATACCTTGGATGAAAGTGATATGAAACAAATGCTGATTAAGAAATTTGCCAAAGAAATTAAAGTTGAAAAAGGTCGATTAGAATTAATTGGTGGAATGTTTTAA
- the rimP gene encoding ribosome maturation factor RimP: MATLEQKLQEMLQGAVEDLGCELWGIECQRAGRFMTVRLFIDKEGGVGVDDCADVSRQVSAILDVEDPIADKYNLEVSSPGLDRPLFTLEQFQRYVGEDIAVHLRIPVLDRRKWQGKLEKIENDMLTLIVDGQEQVLIFGNIQKANVIAKF, translated from the coding sequence TTGGCAACATTAGAACAAAAATTGCAAGAAATGCTTCAAGGTGCAGTAGAAGACTTAGGCTGCGAACTTTGGGGGATTGAATGCCAACGTGCAGGTCGTTTCATGACCGTGCGTTTATTCATTGATAAAGAAGGTGGAGTAGGCGTTGATGATTGTGCTGATGTAAGTCGTCAAGTGAGCGCGATTTTAGATGTGGAAGATCCGATTGCGGATAAATATAACCTAGAAGTATCATCACCAGGTCTCGATCGTCCATTATTTACGCTTGAACAATTCCAACGTTATGTGGGTGAGGATATCGCCGTGCATTTACGTATTCCTGTTTTAGATCGTCGTAAATGGCAAGGTAAGTTGGAAAAAATTGAAAATGACATGTTGACACTTATTGTTGATGGTCAGGAGCAAGTTCTTATTTTTGGCAACATTCAAAAAGCCAATGTAATCGCAAAATTTTAA
- the nusA gene encoding transcription termination factor NusA yields the protein MSKEILLAAEAVSNEKLLPREKIFEALESAIALSTKKKYDYETDIRVSINPKTGEFDTFRRWLVVDEVKVPTKEMTLEAAQFEDPNVQLGDYVEDQIESIAFDRIAMQTARQVISTKIREAERAKVVEQFRSEEGKIVTGTVKKVNRESIILDLGNKAEAVIMREDMLPRENFRPGDRVRGVLYKVNPESKTAQLFVTRAKPEMLIELFRIEVPEIGEEMLEIRGAARDPGSRAKIAVKSNDKRIDPVGACVGMRGARVQAITNELGGERVDIVLWDDNPAQYVINAMAPADVTSIIVDEDNHSMDIAVNADNLAQAIGRNGQNVRLATQLTGWTLNVMTTEQLNEKHQAEDTKVLNLFMDKLGLDEDFAQILVDEGFTSLEEVAYVPVSELTAIDGLEDEDLIEELQGRAKDAITAAAAAEEEALKKANIEDRLLNLEGMNRHIAFKLAEKQITTLEELAEQGVDDLADIEELTAEQAADFIMAARNICWFSEE from the coding sequence ATGAGTAAAGAGATTTTGTTAGCTGCTGAAGCAGTATCTAACGAGAAGTTATTACCACGTGAAAAGATTTTTGAAGCGTTAGAGAGTGCGATTGCACTTTCAACGAAGAAGAAATATGACTATGAAACCGATATTCGCGTGTCTATCAACCCTAAAACGGGTGAATTTGATACATTCCGTCGTTGGTTAGTGGTTGATGAAGTTAAAGTGCCAACAAAAGAAATGACATTAGAAGCGGCACAATTTGAAGATCCGAATGTTCAACTTGGTGATTATGTTGAAGACCAAATTGAGTCTATCGCATTTGACCGTATTGCAATGCAAACTGCTCGCCAAGTAATCAGCACTAAAATCCGTGAAGCAGAACGTGCAAAAGTAGTTGAGCAATTCCGTTCTGAAGAAGGTAAGATTGTTACGGGTACAGTGAAAAAAGTAAACCGTGAAAGCATTATTTTAGATTTAGGCAATAAAGCAGAAGCCGTGATTATGCGTGAAGATATGCTTCCACGTGAAAACTTCCGTCCTGGCGACCGTGTTCGTGGAGTGCTTTATAAAGTAAATCCAGAAAGCAAAACGGCACAACTATTTGTGACTCGTGCGAAACCTGAAATGCTAATCGAGTTATTCCGTATTGAAGTACCAGAAATCGGCGAAGAAATGCTTGAAATTCGTGGTGCGGCTCGTGATCCAGGTTCTCGTGCGAAAATTGCAGTGAAATCAAATGACAAACGTATCGATCCAGTTGGGGCGTGTGTGGGTATGCGTGGTGCACGCGTTCAAGCGATTACCAATGAGTTAGGTGGCGAACGTGTGGATATCGTACTTTGGGATGATAATCCAGCACAATATGTGATCAATGCGATGGCACCAGCTGATGTGACTTCAATCATTGTGGATGAAGATAATCACTCAATGGATATTGCGGTTAATGCTGACAACTTAGCACAAGCAATTGGTCGTAACGGTCAAAACGTACGTTTAGCGACACAATTAACCGGTTGGACATTAAATGTCATGACTACCGAACAATTAAATGAAAAACATCAAGCAGAAGATACCAAAGTATTAAATTTATTCATGGATAAATTGGGTCTTGATGAAGATTTTGCTCAAATCTTAGTGGATGAAGGTTTTACTTCATTAGAAGAAGTGGCTTATGTTCCAGTGAGCGAGCTAACTGCAATTGATGGTTTAGAAGATGAAGATCTTATCGAAGAGTTACAAGGTCGCGCAAAAGATGCCATTACTGCAGCTGCAGCAGCTGAAGAAGAAGCCTTGAAAAAAGCGAATATTGAAGATCGTTTATTAAATCTTGAGGGGATGAATCGTCACATTGCCTTTAAATTAGCTGAAAAACAAATTACTACGCTTGAAGAGCTTGCAGAGCAAGGTGTAGATGATTTAGCTGATATCGAAGAATTAACCGCAGAGCAAGCCGCTGACTTTATTATGGCTGCGCGTAATATTTGCTGGTTTAGCGAAGAGTAA